The following proteins are encoded in a genomic region of Rattus rattus isolate New Zealand chromosome 2, Rrattus_CSIRO_v1, whole genome shotgun sequence:
- the Relt gene encoding tumor necrosis factor receptor superfamily member 19L translates to MSLQGLMMKRTLLCWPLSCLFVLLPWPLATPTPITPWLCPPGTEPDPDPGQGTLCRTCPPGTFSASLDSYPCQPHYRCGLQKRLEAQAGTATHDTVCGDCQRGWFGPQGVPHVPCQPCSKATPSTSDCDGRRARRGVEVAAGASSNGELRQPGNGTRAGGPEETAAQYAVIAIVPVFCLMGLLGILVCNLLKRKGYHCTAQKEVGPSPGGGGSGINPAYRTEDANEDTIGVLVRLITEKKENAAALEELLKEYHSKQLVQTSHRPVPRLLPASPSTPHVCPHHHHLHTVQGLASLSGPCCSRCSQKWPEVLLSPEAAAATTPAPTLLPSTSRAPKASAKPGRQGEITILSVGRFRVARIPEQRTSSLLSEVKTITEAGPSESDLPDSPQPGLPPEQRALLGSSGSHTKWLKPPAENKAEENRYVVRLSESNLVI, encoded by the exons CTGCTGCCCTGGCCCCTGGCCACTCCAACACCCATTACTCCTTGGCTGTGTCCCCCTGGCACGGAGCCTGACCCG gATCCAGGGCAGGGCACGTTATGCAGAACTTGCCCTCCAGGCACCTTTTCAGCCTCACTGGACTCCTATCCATGCCAGCCTCATTACCGCTGCGGCCTTCAAAAGAGGTTGGAGGCCCAGGCTGGCACAGCAACTCATGATACAGTGTGTGGAGACTGCCAGCGTGG GTGGTTTGGGCCACAGGGAGTTCCTCATGTTCCGTGTCAGCCATGTTCCAAGGCAACTCCAAGTACCAGTGACTGTGATG GCCGGCGGGCCCGGCGTGGTGTCGAAGTGGCAGCAGGTGCTAGTAGCAATGGTGAACTCCGACAGCCTGGGAATGGCACGCGGGCAGGCGGTCCTGAGGAGACGGCTGCTCAGTATGCAGTGATTGCCAtcgttcctgtcttttgtctcaTGGGGCTTCTGGGCATTCTGGTGTGCAACCTGCTCAAGCGGAAGGGCTACCACTGCACAGCCCAGAAGGAGGTCGGGCCCAGCCCTGGCGGAGGAGGCAGTG GGATCAATCCCGCCTATAGGACAGAGGATGCCAATGAAGACACCATTGGAGTCCTGGTGCGCCTAATCACAGAGAAGAAAG AAAATGCAGCGGCCCTGGAGGAGCTGTTGAAAGAATATCACAGCAAACAGCTGGTACAGACAAGCCACAGGCCTGTACCCAG GCTGCTGCCGGCCTCCCCCAGCACACCACACGTCTGcccacaccatcaccacctccacacTGTGCAGGGCCTGGCCTCCCTCTCCGGCCCCTGCTGCTCCCGTTGTAGCCAGAAGTGGCCAGAGGTGCTGCTGTCACCCGAGGCAGCAGCTGCCACCACTCctgctcccaccctcctgccttcTACATCCAGGGCTCCCAAGGCTAGTGCCAAGCCAGGACGTCAGGGCGAGATTACCATCTTGTCTGTGGGCAG GTTCCGTGTGGCTCGCATTCCTGAGCAGCGGACCAGCTCGTTGTTATCTGAGGTGAAGACTATCACAGAGGCTGGGCCTTCAGAGAGCGATCTTCCTGACTCCCCGCAGCCTGGCCTTCCCCCCGAGCAGCGGGCACTGCTGGGAAGTAGTGGGAGTCATACTAAGTGGTTGAAGCCCCCAGCAGAGAACAAGGCTGAG GAGAACCGCTATGTGGTCCGGCTAAGTGAAAGCAACCTGGTCATCTGA